The proteins below are encoded in one region of Equus przewalskii isolate Varuska chromosome 1, EquPr2, whole genome shotgun sequence:
- the MRLN gene encoding myoregulin encodes MTCKNWILISTTTPTSLEEEIVGRLLKILFVILVDLMSIIYVVISS; translated from the coding sequence ATGACGTGTAAAAACTGGATATTAATTTCTACTACTACCCCCACAAGTCTGGAAGAGGAAATTGTGGGAAGACTtctaaaaattttgtttgttaTCCTTGTTGACTTAATGTCTATTATATATGTTGTTATTAGTTCTTAG